One genomic window of Cannabis sativa cultivar Pink pepper isolate KNU-18-1 chromosome 2, ASM2916894v1, whole genome shotgun sequence includes the following:
- the LOC133034669 gene encoding KH domain-containing protein HEN4 isoform X1: MGSGSATLPAKRSVMSDPTSLNGSSKRSKKPPSSQQQQQQPLVVPPGHVAFRLLCHASRIGGVIGKAGSVIKQLQQATGSKIRVENAPEESPDRVVAVVAPSSVVGKISLKSPIGGDGFDFGGGEEMDASKAQEALLRVFDRILEVAAETGAVGASIGVVSCRLLVDAAQAGSVIGKGGKIVEKIRKDCGCKIRVLTEMLPACADSTDEMIEIEGSVLAVKKGLVAVSRRVQDCPSVDKSKAVVGSRQLETLVPQEALPDLRMEHLSHRNLMMPTYTISSLSLPTSSIGYVSGVRPLALESERIPAIEEKVQQQEVSFRILCENARIGSVIGKGGSVIRALQNDAGANVSVGVSVADCDERLITISASENPESRYSPAQKAVVLVFSRFLDASSEKGQDSDFNKGSSVTARLVVPSNQVGCLLGKGGSIVSEMRKVTGANIRVIGGDQVPKCATEKDVVVQISGDFSSVQDALYNATGRLRDNLLSSIVNSAATRNASTLLTNTSPYARMRDPAPPTINTSPPIGVHSFTQHSTLGQRVDHLGLSHALNHSSPRQWESQMMAGISTRGFSEAGGGFSDAVRGLSEAGGGFSDAVRGFSESGGGFSDAVRGYSEAGRGFPDAVRGFSDAGGGFSDADRGFSDSGRGFTDAGRGFVDAGRGFADTGRGFSDADRGFSDSGRDFSDAIRGFSDASRALSSLKGGLELAGSGSKSAIVTNTTVEIIVPENAIGSVYGENGNNLTRLRQISGARVIVHEPRPGTSDRIIVISGTPDETQAAQSLLHAFILTGPS, encoded by the exons ATGGGAAGTGGTTCAGCAACTCTCCCAGCCAAGCGTTCCGTAATGTCCGATCCCACCTCTCTTAACGGATCCTCGAAACGATCGAAGAAGCCTCCTTCGTcgcagcagcagcaacaacaacctctCGTTGTTCCTCCTGGACACGTGGCCTTCCGCCTGCTCTGCCACGCGTCGAGGATCGGAGGCGTGATTGGGAAGGCCGGCAGTGTGATCAAGCAGCTACAGCAGGCTACTGGGTCTAAGATTCGGGTCGAAAATGCCCCCGAAGAGTCTCCGGACCGGGTCGTCGCGGTGGTTGCGCCGAGTTCTGTGGTGGGGAAAATTTCGCTGAAGAGTCCAATTGGGGGTGATGGGTTTGATTTTGGAGGTGGGGAAGAGATGGATGCGTCTAAGGCCCAGGAGGCTCTTCTGAGGGTTTTTGATCGGATTCTTGAGGTTGCGGCGGAGACCGGCGCTGTTGGTGCTAGTATCGGCGTTGTGTCGTGCCGGTTGCTGGTGGATGCTGCTCAGGCCGGGTCGGTAATTGGAAAGGGAGGGAAGATTGTGGAGAAGATAAGGAAGGATTGTGGGTGTAAAATTAGGGTTTTGACTGAGATGTTGCCGGCTTGTGCTGACTCCACTGATGAGATGATTGAG aTAGAAGGGAGTGTTTTGGCTGTTAAGAAAGGACTTGTTGCTGTCTCTCGGCGTGTTCAAGATTGTCCATCGGTTGATAAGTCAAAAGCTGTTGTTGGTAGCAGACAACTTGAAACTTTAGTTCCTCAAGAGGCTTTACCTGATCTGCGTATGGAACATCTTTCTCACAGAAATTTGATGATGCCTACTTATACTATTAGCTCCCTTAGTCTGCCTACCAGCTCCATCGGTTATGTTTCTGGGGTTCGTCCCTTGGCGTTGGAGTCTGAAAGGATCCCAGCAATTGAAGAAAAAGTTCAACAACAGGAGGTTTCTTTCAGAATTCTTTGTGAAAATGCTAGGATTGGGAGTGTAATTGGAAAGGGAGGTTCAGTTATTAGGGCTCTTCAGAATGATGCTGGTGCTAATGTAAGTGTTGGAGTGTCAGTGGCTGATTGTGATGAACGATTGATAACAATTTCTGCATCAGAG AACCCTGAATCAAGGTATTCGCCAGCTCAAAAGGCCGTGGTTCTCGTTTTCTCAAGGTTTTTAGATGCTAGCTCTGAAAAGGGGCAAGATTCTGATTTCAATAAAGGCTCATCTGTTACTGCACGGCTTGTTGTCCCATCAAATCAAGTTGGTTGTTTATTGGGTAAAGGAGGTTCAATAGTTTCCGAAATGCGGAAGGTAACTGGTGCTAACATAAGAGTAATAGGGGGAGACCAGGTCCCAAAGTGTGCCACAGAGAAGGATGTAGTGGTACAG ATATCAGGAGATTTTTCAAGTGTGCAAGATGCATTGTACAATGCCACTGGTAGATTAAGGGATAACCTTTTATCCAGTATAGTAAACAGTGCTGCAACAAGGAATGCTTCGACTTTGCTAACTAATACTAGCCCCTATGCAAGAATGAGGGACCCTGCCCCTCCTACAATAAATACTTCACCGCCAATTGGTGTTCATAGTTTCACTCAACATTCTACACTTGGTCAACGCGTAGATCATCTTGGACTTTCTCACGCTTTAAATCATTCTTCTCCAAGACAATGGGAATCacag ATGATGGCTGGAATTAGTACAAGGGGATTCTCTGAAGCTGGTGGTGGATTCTCTGATGCTGTTAGGGGACTCTCAGAAGCTGGCGGGGGATTCTCTGATGCTGTTAGGGGATTCTCTGAATCTGGTGGAGGATTCTCTGATGCTGTTAGGGGATACTCTGAAGCTGGCAGGGGATTCCCTGATGCTGTTAGGGGGTTTTCTGATGCTGGCGGGGGATTCTCTGATGCTGACAGGGGATTTTCTGATTCTGGCAGAGGATTCACTGATGCAGGCAGGGGATTCGTTGATGCTGGCAGGGGATTCGCTGATACTGGCAGGGGATTTTCTGATGCCGACAGGGGTTTCTCTGATTCTGGCAGGGATTTCTCTGATGCGATCAGGGGATTCTCTGATGCTAGCAGGGCATTAAGTTCTCTAAAAGGTGGCTTGGAACTGGCCGG CAGTGGAAGCAAATCAGCTATTGTAACAAATACAACCGTAGAGATCATAGTTCCTGAAAATGCTATTGGCTCTGTGTATGGGGAGAATGGGAACAACTTGACTCGACTAAGACAG ATTTCAGGTGCCAGGGTCATTGTGCACGAACCACGTCCTGGAACAAGTGATAGGATCATAGTTATCTCTGGTACACCCGATGAAACCCAGGCAGCTCAGAGCTTGCTACATGCTTTCATTCTTACTGGACCTTCATGA
- the LOC133034669 gene encoding KH domain-containing protein HEN4 isoform X2 yields the protein MGSGSATLPAKRSVMSDPTSLNGSSKRSKKPPSSQQQQQQPLVVPPGHVAFRLLCHASRIGGVIGKAGSVIKQLQQATGSKIRVENAPEESPDRVVAVVAPSSVVGKISLKSPIGGDGFDFGGGEEMDASKAQEALLRVFDRILEVAAETGAVGASIGVVSCRLLVDAAQAGSVIGKGGKIVEKIRKDCGCKIRVLTEMLPACADSTDEMIEIEGSVLAVKKGLVAVSRRVQDCPSVDKSKAVVGSRQLETLVPQEALPDLRMEHLSHRNLMMPTYTISSLSLPTSSIGYVSGVRPLALESERIPAIEEKVQQQEVSFRILCENARIGSVIGKGGSVIRALQNDAGANVSVGVSVADCDERLITISASENPESRYSPAQKAVVLVFSRFLDASSEKGQDSDFNKGSSVTARLVVPSNQVGCLLGKGGSIVSEMRKVTGANIRVIGGDQVPKCATEKDVVVQISGDFSSVQDALYNATGRLRDNLLSSIVNSAATRNASTLLTNTSPYARMRDPAPPTINTSPPIGVHSFTQHSTLGQRVDHLGLSHALNHSSPRQWESQMMAGISTRGFSEAGGGFSDAVRGLSEAGGGFSDAVRGFSESGGGFSDAVRGYSEAGRGFPDAVRGFSDAGGGFSDADRGFSDSGRGFTDAGRGFVDAGRGFADTGRGFSDADRGFSDSGRDFSDAIRGFSDASRALSSLKGGLELAGGSKSAIVTNTTVEIIVPENAIGSVYGENGNNLTRLRQISGARVIVHEPRPGTSDRIIVISGTPDETQAAQSLLHAFILTGPS from the exons ATGGGAAGTGGTTCAGCAACTCTCCCAGCCAAGCGTTCCGTAATGTCCGATCCCACCTCTCTTAACGGATCCTCGAAACGATCGAAGAAGCCTCCTTCGTcgcagcagcagcaacaacaacctctCGTTGTTCCTCCTGGACACGTGGCCTTCCGCCTGCTCTGCCACGCGTCGAGGATCGGAGGCGTGATTGGGAAGGCCGGCAGTGTGATCAAGCAGCTACAGCAGGCTACTGGGTCTAAGATTCGGGTCGAAAATGCCCCCGAAGAGTCTCCGGACCGGGTCGTCGCGGTGGTTGCGCCGAGTTCTGTGGTGGGGAAAATTTCGCTGAAGAGTCCAATTGGGGGTGATGGGTTTGATTTTGGAGGTGGGGAAGAGATGGATGCGTCTAAGGCCCAGGAGGCTCTTCTGAGGGTTTTTGATCGGATTCTTGAGGTTGCGGCGGAGACCGGCGCTGTTGGTGCTAGTATCGGCGTTGTGTCGTGCCGGTTGCTGGTGGATGCTGCTCAGGCCGGGTCGGTAATTGGAAAGGGAGGGAAGATTGTGGAGAAGATAAGGAAGGATTGTGGGTGTAAAATTAGGGTTTTGACTGAGATGTTGCCGGCTTGTGCTGACTCCACTGATGAGATGATTGAG aTAGAAGGGAGTGTTTTGGCTGTTAAGAAAGGACTTGTTGCTGTCTCTCGGCGTGTTCAAGATTGTCCATCGGTTGATAAGTCAAAAGCTGTTGTTGGTAGCAGACAACTTGAAACTTTAGTTCCTCAAGAGGCTTTACCTGATCTGCGTATGGAACATCTTTCTCACAGAAATTTGATGATGCCTACTTATACTATTAGCTCCCTTAGTCTGCCTACCAGCTCCATCGGTTATGTTTCTGGGGTTCGTCCCTTGGCGTTGGAGTCTGAAAGGATCCCAGCAATTGAAGAAAAAGTTCAACAACAGGAGGTTTCTTTCAGAATTCTTTGTGAAAATGCTAGGATTGGGAGTGTAATTGGAAAGGGAGGTTCAGTTATTAGGGCTCTTCAGAATGATGCTGGTGCTAATGTAAGTGTTGGAGTGTCAGTGGCTGATTGTGATGAACGATTGATAACAATTTCTGCATCAGAG AACCCTGAATCAAGGTATTCGCCAGCTCAAAAGGCCGTGGTTCTCGTTTTCTCAAGGTTTTTAGATGCTAGCTCTGAAAAGGGGCAAGATTCTGATTTCAATAAAGGCTCATCTGTTACTGCACGGCTTGTTGTCCCATCAAATCAAGTTGGTTGTTTATTGGGTAAAGGAGGTTCAATAGTTTCCGAAATGCGGAAGGTAACTGGTGCTAACATAAGAGTAATAGGGGGAGACCAGGTCCCAAAGTGTGCCACAGAGAAGGATGTAGTGGTACAG ATATCAGGAGATTTTTCAAGTGTGCAAGATGCATTGTACAATGCCACTGGTAGATTAAGGGATAACCTTTTATCCAGTATAGTAAACAGTGCTGCAACAAGGAATGCTTCGACTTTGCTAACTAATACTAGCCCCTATGCAAGAATGAGGGACCCTGCCCCTCCTACAATAAATACTTCACCGCCAATTGGTGTTCATAGTTTCACTCAACATTCTACACTTGGTCAACGCGTAGATCATCTTGGACTTTCTCACGCTTTAAATCATTCTTCTCCAAGACAATGGGAATCacag ATGATGGCTGGAATTAGTACAAGGGGATTCTCTGAAGCTGGTGGTGGATTCTCTGATGCTGTTAGGGGACTCTCAGAAGCTGGCGGGGGATTCTCTGATGCTGTTAGGGGATTCTCTGAATCTGGTGGAGGATTCTCTGATGCTGTTAGGGGATACTCTGAAGCTGGCAGGGGATTCCCTGATGCTGTTAGGGGGTTTTCTGATGCTGGCGGGGGATTCTCTGATGCTGACAGGGGATTTTCTGATTCTGGCAGAGGATTCACTGATGCAGGCAGGGGATTCGTTGATGCTGGCAGGGGATTCGCTGATACTGGCAGGGGATTTTCTGATGCCGACAGGGGTTTCTCTGATTCTGGCAGGGATTTCTCTGATGCGATCAGGGGATTCTCTGATGCTAGCAGGGCATTAAGTTCTCTAAAAGGTGGCTTGGAACTGGCCGG TGGAAGCAAATCAGCTATTGTAACAAATACAACCGTAGAGATCATAGTTCCTGAAAATGCTATTGGCTCTGTGTATGGGGAGAATGGGAACAACTTGACTCGACTAAGACAG ATTTCAGGTGCCAGGGTCATTGTGCACGAACCACGTCCTGGAACAAGTGATAGGATCATAGTTATCTCTGGTACACCCGATGAAACCCAGGCAGCTCAGAGCTTGCTACATGCTTTCATTCTTACTGGACCTTCATGA